A window from Pyrococcus yayanosii CH1 encodes these proteins:
- the glyS gene encoding glycine--tRNA ligase — protein MPMDKYEYLQDLMRRRGFAWGSFEIYGGARGFYDYGPLGATIKRKIEEKIRRAFIREGFFEIETPDITPERVFIASGHVEKFVDPLVECKKCGARFRADHLIEEALNIETEGLSAEELTRIIREHELKCPECGGELSDVWYFNLMFETYIGPYKDKKAYLRPETAQGIFVNFKRLNAFARNRLPFGVFQIGKAYRNEISPRQGMIRLREFTQAEAEIFFDPRNPEHPHFDEVKDEVLRLYPTEHQLKGLGEIEITAEEAVKKGYVLNTLFAYYMVMVKRILLDIGIPEKAIRFRQQLPEERAHYSTDTWDAEIHSERFGWVECVGIAYRTDYDLKRHIKESGADLTVMIHYDEPKVVKRLQVSLNMKRVGPRLKGDAKKVNERLKAMSQEELERLVKEVEEKGKVTVEGYELEKEDFVIKEIEEKVTGEKIIPHVLEPSFGIDRPFYLLLENSLVEEDGRIYLKIKKDMAPIEVAVLPLVAKEPLTSIAYEIFRTLQKEGFIVVYDEKDSIGKRYLRYDEIGTPYCITIDNQTPEDGTVTIRDRDTREQERVKIEELPKRLRELLFSSS, from the coding sequence TTGCCCATGGACAAGTACGAGTACCTCCAAGATCTCATGAGGAGGAGAGGCTTCGCCTGGGGGAGCTTTGAAATCTACGGGGGCGCGAGGGGCTTTTACGATTATGGGCCGCTGGGCGCGACGATAAAGAGGAAGATAGAGGAGAAGATAAGAAGGGCCTTCATAAGGGAGGGCTTCTTTGAAATCGAGACGCCGGACATAACGCCCGAAAGGGTTTTCATCGCGAGCGGCCACGTCGAGAAGTTCGTCGACCCGTTGGTAGAGTGCAAGAAGTGCGGTGCCCGCTTCAGGGCTGACCATCTAATAGAGGAGGCCCTTAACATTGAGACGGAAGGTCTTTCGGCCGAGGAGCTTACGAGGATAATAAGGGAGCATGAGCTGAAGTGTCCCGAGTGTGGCGGCGAGCTCTCCGACGTCTGGTACTTCAACCTTATGTTCGAGACCTACATAGGGCCCTATAAGGATAAGAAGGCCTATCTGAGGCCCGAGACGGCCCAGGGTATCTTTGTGAACTTCAAACGCTTGAACGCCTTTGCCCGCAACAGGCTTCCCTTTGGCGTTTTTCAGATAGGTAAAGCCTACAGAAACGAGATCTCGCCAAGGCAGGGGATGATAAGGCTGAGAGAGTTCACGCAGGCGGAGGCCGAGATATTCTTCGACCCGAGGAACCCAGAGCACCCGCACTTCGATGAGGTCAAGGACGAGGTTCTAAGGCTCTACCCCACAGAGCACCAACTCAAGGGGCTCGGCGAGATAGAGATTACGGCCGAGGAGGCGGTCAAGAAGGGCTACGTCCTCAACACCCTCTTTGCCTACTACATGGTCATGGTCAAGCGCATCCTTCTTGACATCGGCATCCCCGAGAAGGCCATAAGGTTCAGACAACAACTTCCTGAAGAGAGAGCCCACTACTCCACCGACACTTGGGACGCGGAGATACACAGCGAGCGCTTCGGCTGGGTTGAATGCGTGGGTATAGCTTACAGGACCGACTACGACCTGAAGAGGCACATAAAGGAGAGCGGAGCCGACTTGACGGTTATGATACACTACGATGAGCCCAAGGTTGTCAAGAGACTCCAAGTGAGCCTAAACATGAAGCGTGTCGGCCCGAGGCTCAAGGGGGACGCAAAGAAGGTGAACGAGAGGCTCAAGGCGATGTCTCAGGAGGAGCTCGAGAGGCTCGTCAAGGAGGTTGAAGAGAAGGGCAAAGTTACGGTAGAGGGCTACGAGCTCGAAAAGGAGGACTTCGTGATCAAGGAAATTGAGGAGAAGGTGACTGGGGAGAAAATAATCCCGCACGTGCTCGAGCCGAGCTTTGGCATAGACAGGCCCTTCTATCTGCTCCTCGAGAACTCCCTCGTCGAAGAGGACGGCAGAATTTACCTGAAGATAAAGAAGGACATGGCCCCGATTGAGGTTGCCGTCCTCCCGCTGGTGGCCAAAGAGCCCCTTACAAGCATAGCCTACGAAATATTCAGGACGCTCCAGAAGGAAGGCTTTATAGTAGTCTACGACGAGAAAGACAGCATAGGAAAGCGATACCTACGCTACGATGAGATAGGGACGCCCTACTGCATCACCATCGATAATCAAACGCCCGAGGACGGCACCGTCACGATAAGGGACCGCGACACGAGAGAGCAGGAGAGGGTTAAGATAGAGGAGCTCCCGAAGAGGTTGAGGGAGCTCCTCTTCAGCTCTTCTTAA
- a CDS encoding radical SAM protein: MIRLRLPNSRFEDLGDFVRLVWRKTLIADFKKGELERAVRRKFRVEVSVGAEDGALTVTTDNPDVERFIAFYIQSNLGAMLRNRYTGRRVIYIHEGMDVPLLGYNAFGLIDRGTNLIQVRGVSGCNMSCIFCSVDEGPYSRTRALDFVVDVEYLMKWFDWVAREKGKGLEAHLDAQGEPLLYPFIVELVQALRDHPHVSVISMQSNGTLLDDRLVEELAEAGLDRVNLSIHSLNPEKAKILMGRKDYDLEHVLEMAEALVNAGIDVLIAPVIIFGVNDDEAEAFIEFARRIGAGKRWPAIGFQNYIPYKFGRNPAIARPIPFKEFYAWLRRLEEKTGMKPLVLRPEHFGMHRRPFIPLAFQRGEVVKAEVVLPGRMEGEMIAKARNRLIQVIDANARVGEKIKVKIVRTRHGIYVGTRA, encoded by the coding sequence ATGATAAGGCTTAGGCTACCGAACTCCCGCTTCGAGGACCTCGGAGATTTCGTCCGGCTCGTGTGGAGGAAAACCCTCATAGCCGACTTTAAGAAGGGGGAGCTAGAAAGGGCCGTCCGAAGGAAGTTCAGAGTCGAGGTTAGCGTGGGTGCCGAGGATGGGGCCCTCACGGTAACAACGGACAATCCAGATGTCGAGAGATTCATAGCCTTCTACATCCAGAGCAATCTCGGGGCAATGTTGCGGAACAGGTACACCGGGCGGAGGGTCATCTACATTCACGAGGGCATGGACGTTCCCCTTCTCGGCTACAACGCCTTTGGCCTCATAGACAGGGGGACGAATCTCATACAGGTAAGGGGTGTGAGCGGCTGTAACATGAGCTGCATCTTTTGCTCCGTGGATGAGGGGCCATATTCGAGGACGAGGGCGTTAGACTTCGTTGTTGACGTCGAATACCTCATGAAATGGTTCGACTGGGTAGCAAGAGAGAAGGGGAAGGGCCTTGAAGCTCATCTGGACGCCCAAGGAGAGCCGCTCCTTTACCCCTTTATTGTGGAGCTCGTTCAGGCCCTTAGGGATCATCCTCACGTCTCAGTAATATCTATGCAGAGCAACGGCACCCTCTTGGATGATAGGTTAGTTGAAGAGCTCGCTGAGGCTGGCCTGGACAGGGTGAACCTCTCCATTCACTCCCTCAATCCAGAAAAGGCTAAGATACTCATGGGCCGGAAGGACTACGACCTTGAGCATGTCCTCGAGATGGCGGAGGCGTTGGTTAACGCGGGGATAGACGTCCTGATAGCCCCCGTCATAATATTCGGGGTGAACGACGACGAGGCTGAGGCCTTCATAGAGTTCGCCCGTAGGATTGGGGCAGGAAAACGCTGGCCGGCAATTGGCTTCCAGAACTACATACCCTACAAGTTTGGGAGAAACCCTGCCATAGCGAGGCCTATCCCATTCAAGGAATTCTATGCGTGGCTCAGGAGGCTTGAAGAGAAGACGGGCATGAAACCTCTCGTGCTCAGACCGGAGCACTTCGGCATGCACAGAAGGCCCTTCATTCCCCTCGCGTTCCAGAGGGGGGAGGTAGTCAAGGCTGAGGTCGTCCTTCCGGGCAGGATGGAGGGTGAGATGATTGCCAAGGCAAGGAACAGGCTCATTCAGGTCATAGATGCGAACGCCCGGGTGGGCGAGAAAATTAAGGTCAAGATAGTGAGGACAAGGCACGGGATATACGTTGGGACGAGGGCGTAA